A stretch of DNA from Phaenicophaeus curvirostris isolate KB17595 chromosome 21, BPBGC_Pcur_1.0, whole genome shotgun sequence:
AGTCGCGTCTCCTGAATTTAATTGAATTGCATTATCAACAGCAGAATTTGACCCACATAGAGGGGACTGCGTGCTGTCCAGAAATAGCTGCGCGCCGGAGCTGAGCTTATCTCTCCCGCACTTGCGCTGGCAAATGTAATTTTCCAAACCaacctttttcatttcagtcatattatttcattttcagatttttctctttaaatcagCTGCACAATTTGTCAgcgaaaaagagaaaagagggaaaagaaatggggagaagcagcaaaaagcAGACATAAAGCCTATCTGCTAAAGCAAATTACATAACGGGAAATTTAGATTATGTACGCtcctcataaatatttattactggttttcttccatgtttttatttacatatttctgATATTCCTAACCCATCACTCATTCAGAAAACACAATTGTTTTAAAGATTTAATCAGCCCTTAATTGTTCTTCCATCTAAAAATATAATGACTATAGTTTGCGCAAAGGGACGCGCAGCCTAAAGATGCTTCCAGCAGATAAGAATTTTAAAGGCCACCCAGAGACAAtttaaaaaccagaagaaaatggGTTTTAGATGGAacaacaaatgtatttttagtcCCCAAGAAAGTCTCCTCGTGCAAACCCCACGTGCGCGCAGGAACGCCGGCACAGGGCCGTTCTCGAGATGCTGAGCACAACCACCCAAGGCAGCGTTTGCCATGAGCTTCGCTCCCAACCATTCACCGCAACCCTCGGCGAGCGCCGCGCTCCAGCCCTGTAGCAGGCGCGGGGGGGTCCAGCCCCCGGGTACAGGCTGTGCTGCCTGGTGGTTCTCACGACATATAGAGACCTCTCAAGAAAATCACACTGGACCCGTCCTGCAAACTTGCGCTTCCTCAATTAAGAGAGCGAAGGGTTTCATTCCAAACCACATGAGAGAGCATCAGCCTCTCAAAAGGCTCGGATTCTGCAGGGAGCAAGCTTGTATTAAAACCAAATCTAATTCTTACAGTCACCAAAAATGCTCGCTACCCAGAGCACCAAATGCCATCAGCGCCGAGCTATTCCTGAATTTGAAGACAGCCTGGACCTGAAGACTGAAGAGAGACGAGTTGTGGCCCTCGTCCCCAAGGATGATGATGCAAAGGGCCAGGGGGATTCTCTGAGAACCAGACCGTGACATGCACAATCAAAACAGCGACGTGCACCCCGTTCCGTGATCCCACGCACAAAGGGTAACCACGCTGCGGGAAAATCAGTTGCCCGGGGAGCATCCTCACATCCCAGTTCCAGTTATCCCAAGCACAGCAACTCAGTAACTGGAAGGTCAGCTAACTGGAAGGTCACATTAACTCCTCAATTTCTGCATCACAATTCTGCATTTAGTGAATGAAAAACTCTCCAGACAACAACAAACTCCGCTTTCTAATCAGAACCCTGTGGTCCACAGCGAAAAGCACCACAAATACTCTTGAGAAAGAAGACAGTGATCCCAGCAGGATTTATAAGCAAAATATACTTTGAATGGTcccattaatttcatttttaacttcACGGATATTTTGTTGGCATGAGGAACACTGAGCACCCCAGTGCCACGgcagaaacaaataaaagaccttccagaacctgctccagcatcacAATTCCCTGTTCCTAGTTCAAAAGTGCCGGCAGCGTTTAAGGATCTGTATCAGTTGTTTAATCTCAATACATGTGAATTTATGTATTAGCGATAGTAACAGAAAGGGAGACTGCATTTGCTTGTATTTAATATTGTAAGAACATGCAGTGCTTAAACACAACATTCTCGTTCAGGTTGGAAATCCAGACTATGGCAAAAGGAATCATTCCTGAGAGGACACTGCAATATCTGCCACTTCCTAGGATGGCAAAAGCATGTGAATCACCactggtatttttaaattatatttatttataggtTGGTATCATGTACCCAGCACTGAGCATCTGGGCACACATACTCATATTAAAAGAATATACATAATTTGTCTACAAATCGCGACTTAAGAACATTCTGATTCCTGGGATGTAGATCTTTACGAATCCCTTACTGCTTCCCAAGGAAAGGCCTGAGTAAATAAATACCAGCAGTGACCGAGGATGAAGAGAAGCCTCAACAGGGACAGCAAGGTGGGACACGGCGCACAACCACTCTGGGCCAAAAGCGGAGTTGTTTGGATGCTGGAAACGCACAGCATTTCAAAGACACTTGGATTAACCTTCAAAATATCATACAGATCAGCTCAATGTGAATCATACTCACAGTGTTGGCCTTGTACCTTGTTCCTAGCAATCGGCAAATGGTCTCACATTTGGGGTTTGCACAAGTCTTCGGTCTCACGCGCGTGAACACGCAGCCTCCCGCGTCCGAGCCGGGAGGGCGTCCCGCTCTCCCTGGCCAACGCCGCGGATCCCATCCCAAACGGACGTGGGCCCGCGCGGGGCTTAACGTCACCGGGCTGCACCTTCTGCTGGGACCCAGCACAAGGTGAAGGTCACCGacaccagcagcagccaaggAAGAGAAGATCAAAAGAGAGTAATTACTTCCATAAACGCGTTTGAAATGACATTGCGCATACGTGTGGTTGCATACAGGTCACATCCGTGTTTCTGCAGATAAAAAAACCAGCACACATGTAAAATCCACCCAAGCAGCACGTATTTTCGAGGCCCTTCTCTATTCACCCAAGTAATGctactgaagtcagtggaaacGCTCTTGTAAACAAGGACTTACAAGAACCCAACGTGACAAAGCTTTCAAAAGGAGTTTTGACTGTGCAATTGTTACTGGATTAGGGTCTTCAGAAACACTGAGCTGGCTCTGAAGAGCACAGAATTCAAATCTGCAAAGTGCTGGGGCCTCCAGAGCGGATCTCGGGAAGCACTGAAGGACGCGCTCAGCCTTAAGCATGGGAACGACTCATGGGCAAAACCCCTAAGGAAGGGATGGGAGCGTTGAAAAAAATACTggctctcctccctcccttttaTTAACCAGTGACCTAAACTGAACCGTATCACATTGCTGCCTAAATTAACACAGAATAAATTGTACAAGTACCTCATTgcgaagaaaaaaaaaaaaaaggaaaaagtaagaaagaaaaatggaaaaaaaaagaaaaaccatgtAGAAGAcgtattttcttcaaaacaagccAATTTGGTGAAatagtcatttaaaataattgattCAACAATAAACCAGCAGCCTAGCCCAGAAGGACGAACAGCAGCATTTATCAACAGCATTTGCCCAGATAAGTAAAAGTTTGTAATAAATAGATCACCCAGCACTTTGCTTATATAAATGCAAAACAGAGCAACAAAATATAGCAAGAGTACAAAAGAGAATTAAATGAGTTAGACACAGAGTCCACGAGTTTGAGAAGTCTCCCCTGTATTTAATAAAGCATGAATTTGTTTAGAAACACTAACAGATCCCTTGCAGATAGTTTTTATCTTTATATTATATAAGACATTTTGTGTTTCAAGTGAACTATTGCTTCACATAGGCGGCCCCTCTGCTGGATGTAGGAACTAGGTAGGTTGTGAATAAGAAATCACCATTGAAAATCACAGATCATACAACTTTAAAGCCTTTTgattcctcctccccttctctcAGTCCAAAGAGATCAATAATTGAATCACTGGGAACGTAGGAAATCGTGGCTTTAGCATAAATTTCTGTGTCTacgtaaaataaaaaaaaaaatagaaaaagaaaaaggaaaaaagaagaagccAGAATCATGATTAGTTGAGAGACGAAGGGAAATATGCAATTATAGCTCATCCCATTCTATTAGCTCAGCAGGTGGAAAACATTTAAACTAGTGACTTTTCAGGACCGAACCCAAATCTGTGCGTTTGACATGGGTCAAAGTCCTCTCGGAATCAGTGAGACTTTGAAGAGCTGAGTATTTGGGATTCTGCAATCATTtataattaaaacattaaatctGTCGTCTCACAAGGCTGcagaattttttgttttgtttcacttttctcCAAGCACATTAGCATGTATCTAGTGCAAAGCAAAGTATTCTCCCCGCTGCCCTTCAGAGAACTCCATATACAGCAAAGGCTATGAAACAATTGACTTTGTATCAGCTCTCAAAAAGGATTAAATTTACTTTCATGACACTGAGGTTATGCTGTgttcaaacccatccagttagggaaaaaaaaaataaataaaaggaaaaaatacctttGGAGAGCAAATTTAGCTAAATATGGGTCAATTTAAAACCGTATCTTTGCACAGTTTTTACATTtacaatacatttttttgtttatgcaTAAAATAAGCATTTTGACTATATTTTCTCTTAGCATAAAGCGAGAATAAATGAAGATATTTAACAATTCGATCAGTTTGCAATTCTGAAATGTAACGTAGAGTGAAACGTATTATTTGCGCGGTGACAGCTGAGGCTGCAGATGGAAAGAAAGGCTGGAGCTGCCTCTGGCTGCTCTCTGCATTGACACCAGGGCTTAGACTTGCACCAGCGCAAGAGAGCTAGACAGGATTATCAGCAGAGTGGATCAGTCTTTCTCAAGGCTATTTAAGTCGAGAGAATCCATCTAAAATTGCTTCAAACATCAAATGAAACACAAGTTATCTAAACATCagattttctaattttattaaaaacgcACAAATTTTATccaacatgttttctttcatacaGTGAATGGTCTAATATGCACTGGAGGTCACACAAGCTTAGGTTTATTAGAACAATAAAAGACATATGAGAAATttaatatataaagaaaaaagtagcaGCTGTTGACTGCATATTTGAccataaaatttaaatattttggacttttattttaaagacacaaaaataaaacctgtgtgGGTCTATATAAGTCATATTAACAATTCCATGAATGTTCAACAGGACTAAAAATTAGCAaagatgtttgtttgtttgcttgtttttaaccTTGTAAcactttttaaacaccttctCGGGTTGCTGGTGCAAAGCACCTTACAGTATTTGTGCtatatatttactttatttgGCAACTGTCTGGGTTtcgtgggtttttttttttctttgccttctgtaAACAACACCTTTTACAAACTAGCACAGTGAACCACAAGCCCTGCAATCTGTTATAACatctacagaaaagaaaaggaactatTTTGGTTGGTtgctcaaaatattttgcttttgaacaAGAGGTTCTAAAACAGGATTTATTAGTAAAACATTGAACTCCTGAATTTAACATTAGACGTAAACAGTTGACTGCTTTTAGTTCAATAGAGTCTTTTTGTttagcttttctctctctgtgaaGGTAGAATactttttgtttgtctgttttcaagTCATTTTCGTTAGAGGTCTGGGTGGTGACCTTTGCTATGATGAGGAGGTTTTGTACGTGTAGCTTTGTGAAGGTAGAAGAGTTGGTGCTGAGGGCTTAACATTTAAGTATttgctattttggaaaacaaaacaaaacaaaaaaaaccaagaaaggaaaaaaagaaagttgtcCCACCTGGTAGTCAGCAGGCTGAAATGGCTGAAGCTAAAAAGAGTTTCTTGTTGCTGAACTTTCTGAGAgacaaaaatgaacaaacaaattCATAATGCCAGAACCATCCTTAACCGGGAACGCTAGAGTTcttgaagctttttttcccccttttttttttctttcacctttccttcattcaattattttttttaactttttttttgaaatgagaAGTTTCTAAGGTTTGTGGCTCTTAGGATGACATCCAACAGGGTAATCAAACTTACGCCATCCTACCGCAGGGCAGCACTTTACTGTACAGCTTCACCAGTTTCTTTGTCAatggtacaaaaaaaaaaaaagtcccctTGCTTGTTTGATACAACCATAACATGGAGATTGTCCTGGTCTAGAGCCTTGGAGCGATGGGATTCAAGTTCGTTCCCAAGGTAACATTGTCTTAGGGCAGGAGAGATGGTATATTTACTCATTTCTGTACACCGTAACAACAAGCAGACTAGATGATCATCACTTACTTGAGACCCAGTTCGTTTTAAAGCTACCACACAGCCGCCTCGTTCATTTCTGGGGGGTGTGACAAGTGATTGCCGTAGTTAGCACCACCGTTGACGGAAATCGAAGAAAAAGGAGGGCTGGGGCCAAAAACTTCTGCGGACATGGAGTGCAAGGAGCCGGGCAGGTTGGGTTCGGGGCTGGGGGAGTCTCCGGGGGGATGCGACATGATGTCCGGGAAGCGCTGAGCCTCGCTCGAGGGGTGATGTCCGGGCAGGGGGTGATCCAGGGCCCCCAGGGGGGTGCCCGACGGCCCCGAGGACGCCACGAAGGGGAGATCCACGGGGGTCTGAGCTTGAGACGAAGGAGGTCCTTGCGGGAAGAAATCGTAATTGCTTCCAGGGCCGTAATATTCGCTTTGATAATCTGGCGGAGAAGGAGAGACAAGAGGGGGAGGTGACGCACACGAGCAAGCGAGGGGGAAGGCGGCTCGGGGTGTCACCCAGCGCTGGATGGATCCAGCGGGGAAACGGCTCGACCGGGATGTTCCCGGGGCCCCTCGGAGCGGAGCCCCCGGGCAGCAACGCCGGGGACCGGAGTGAAACGGCCCCCTCGGCAAAAACGCTGGAACGACGCGGCCCGCTCCGGGAAAAAACGCTCGGGAACATCGAAAGGACACGGCCCGCTCCCTGGAAACGCTCGGGAACGGCGGAATGAAAGGGTTGGCTCCGGGAAAACGCTCGGGAACGGCGGGATGGAACGGCCCGCGCCGTGGAAACGCTCGGGAAACGGCGAAATGACACGGTCCGCTCCGCAGAGATGCCCGGGACCcccggggatggggagggatcATCCCCGCCGGGCTCCGAGGGGCGAGGAAACCACCATCCCGCATCCCCCGGGGACCCCGCAGCAGCCCCGACGGCTCCGACGGCCCCGGGGAGGGCGGCAGCGGGTGCTGCGGGGAGAGGGGAATCGCGAGAGGGGGCGAGCATCACGACAGGGGGGCGAGCATCACGAGAAAGGGGGGCGAGCATCACGAGAGGGGATGAAGGAGCATCACGAGAGGGGATGAGGGAGCATCACGGGAGGGATGAAGGAGCATCACGGCGGGGATGAAGGAGCATCACGAGAGGGGATGAAGGAGCATCACGAGAGGGGATGAGGGAGCATCACGAGAGGGGATGAAGAAGCATCACGGCGGGGATGAGGGAGCATCACGAGAGGGGATGAAGGAGCATCACGGCAGGGATGAGGGAGCATCACGAGAGGGGATGAAGGAGCATCACGAGAGGGGATGAAGGAGCATCACGGCAGGGATGAGGGAGCATCACGAGAGGGGATGAAGGAGCATCACGGCGGGGATGAAGGAGCATCACGACACGGCGTCACCCACCTCCGTAGAAGGAGAAGGGCCCGTTGGGGATGAGCTCCCCGGGCTCCAGCCGGTCCACCAGCGGCCGCATCCTGCGCGGGCTGCGGAAGAACGCGTGTCTGCGGGCGCCCAGCGCGCTCAGCTGCTTCATCCTCCGCTCCTTGGAGCGCCGGTTCTGGAACCAGACCTGGGAGCGAGAGGGGCCGGTCAGGGGGGGGCCCGGTAcccgcagccccctccccggTTTCTTTCGTTcggccccagccccgctccccgcggGTCAAGAAGGATCGAGTTAATTCTTCTTCCCCTGACAAGATTACTCCTAATTACCCTCACACTGAGCCTCTCCAATCTAACCTCGTCTTTAATGGTCCTTTAACCCCCCATTACCCCCAGCGCTGCGGGTTTATAAACCTTTTAATAATTCCAGCGCGTCGTCGTTCTTATTTATCCGTTAACCCCTCACATTGAGGGTTTTTCATTTCCATCGCGCTTACGGCTTCGCGAAAAGCAAACCCGGGATCGGCTCGGGACCCGACTGGAGaggacgggggggggggggggggggctcccccggcccccccgCACTCCCCATCCCCGGTGGTACCTGGATGACCCGCATGTTGAGGCCGGTCTCCTGCGCCAGCTGCTCCCTGATGTGCCGGGTGGGCTTCGGGGTGGCCGCGAAGGCGGCTTTCAGAGTCTCTAGCTGTTTGGCTTTGATGGTGGTTCGGGGGCCCCGCCGCTTGGCCCCCAGGTTCTGGTCGTCGTTCTCGTTGCTGCCCGTCTCCTTGTCGGATACGTTGGCGCTTTCCGAGTCCTTCGCGTCGTCTTGGGAAGGGTCCTGGGAGTCCGGGGACAGGCTGGGGTCACTGCCGGTGGTGGCTGCgggagagcaaagagggtcaccCGCAGCCTGGGGGGGACCGGGGGCGACccggggagaggagaggggagaggggagaggggagaggggagaggggagaggggagaggggagaggggtgaggggagaggggagaggggagaggggagaagggagaggggagaggggagaagggagaggggagaagggagaagggagaggggagaagggagaggggagaagggagaagggagaggggagaagggagaggggagaagggagaggggagaagggagaggggagaagggagaggggagaagggagaggggagaagggagaggggagaagggaaaagggagaagggagaagggagaagggaaaagggagaagggaaaagggagaagggagaagggagaagggagaagggagaagggagaagggagaagggaaaagggagaagggaaaagggagaagggaaaagggagaggggagaagggaagagggagaggggagaagggaagagggagaggggagaagggaagagggagaggggagaagggaagagggagaggggagaagggaagagggagaggggagaagggaaaagggagaggggagaggggagacgggagaagggagagaggagaaggggagagaggagaaggggagagaggagaaggggagacaggaaaggggagagaggagcGGCTCTCGCCCTGCCGAGAAGCCGGGGCTGAGCGCATCCCCTCCCGCATCGCTCCCTCACCTGAATGCAGGCTGTTTTCTTTGGCAGTATTGCTGTTATTTAGGTAATCTTCTTTGCAGACAAACTTGTTTTCGTCTATGATGTAGAGCTCCTCGCCGGTGGAGAGTTGCTTGTTACACATCATACACGTAAAACAGTTCAAGTGAAACACTTTGCTCCGCGCCCTGCGGACCAGGTCGCTGGGGGAGATGCCCTGGGCACAACCCGCACACTTGGTCCCGAAACACCTGCGGGGAGAGGTCGGGGAGCGGCTCAGCACCGCGCAGGCACCGCGCACCGACATGAGATAAAATACAACGAGACGCAGCATCCCTCCGGAGCCTTTTCTCCCCTTAACGAATATCTGAAATTCTACCGTTAAAAAATCAAACAGCCCCCATGAGGGCGGAGGGTGAAGTGCGGGGAGCAATTAAACCCCGGGCTGCGCGTCCGGGGGGGTTGAAAAAGCAGATAAATACGAAGCAGAAATTGTTGCGTTATTAACCGCGGCTCCGCACCGGGGCTCGGGGCAGCCGGTTATCCCGGTCCCGAGCCGATCCCGGCCGGTTCCCAGGTTCATCCCGAGAGCCGGGATGCGCTGCGGGTACCCGCAGCATCAGTCACCGGATCCTCCAGGAGCGGCCCCGGTTCGACGGGAGGCACCGGGCCCGCTGGAAACGACCCTGGGCTCCGGCAGATGGAAAAATCCGCCGGGAACTCCGGTAAAAGCCCCGCTCCGCCGCTCCCGAGTTTGCGGCAACTTCGGGGAGTCGAGCTCGGCCGGTGCTCGCCCCGACGCGGCGTCCCGAGACCCTCCCGGCCCCGACCCCCGCGCATCCCGGGTTTgcgggggggaagggggaaaggggacaAAGGGGAAGGGGCGTCTGTGGGTCACACCGAACAAACgagaggaaaaaattaaaaaaagggaggTGAAAAATGGATGCTGAAGGAGCTACGGCTGCTGGAGGGGGTCCGGTACTTACCGAAAGAAGTCGTTTTTGCAGTAAAGCTTCCCTTCTCGCGAAAAGCATTTCTCTGTCAAATTGCATTTACATTCACAGCACTGAACACACTTCACATGCCAAGCCCTGTCCAGTACATTCAACAAAAACCGGTCCAAGATTGGCCTTTTGCAGCCTGCACAGTGAACCATTGTCTTTGGTTATTTCTGAGAGTGGGGGGTTGGTTTCCCAGATgtcaagcaaaaataaaaacaattaaaaaaaaaaaaaaggacgaCAACACCGGCGTAGGTTtgcttttgtgtgtttgttatTAAAAGCCTTGGAgaagtgaaggagaaaaagaaagggaggaggaaaaatctTCGTTCGAGTGTCCTAGGAGGGAGAGACAGGAGAAAGCACCCGCTGCCCGAGGAGACCAGCGCTTCGACACAACCACAGAATCCCCTTCGCTACCAACCACGAGAATAATGATACTAATAGTGACAATAAAGCAACAACGACTAGAAaggtcataaaaaaaaataataataatcaacaattaaaaaaaaagaaaaaaaacagcgaGCGTGACGAGTTTTTCTCAGGTCTGAGGTAGAGCAGTCAGCAGTCAAAAGTGCTTTTCCCAAAGAGGAAATCAaaggaggattaaaaaaaaaaaaaaaaaaagccgacCCCACCGGCTAAGGAGGCGGGAGGAGGAGCAGCGGTCAGAGGGGCTCTGGCGACATGGCCCCGCGCTCC
This window harbors:
- the LHX1 gene encoding LIM/homeobox protein Lhx1, whose translation is MVHCAGCKRPILDRFLLNVLDRAWHVKCVQCCECKCNLTEKCFSREGKLYCKNDFFRCFGTKCAGCAQGISPSDLVRRARSKVFHLNCFTCMMCNKQLSTGEELYIIDENKFVCKEDYLNNSNTAKENSLHSATTGSDPSLSPDSQDPSQDDAKDSESANVSDKETGSNENDDQNLGAKRRGPRTTIKAKQLETLKAAFAATPKPTRHIREQLAQETGLNMRVIQVWFQNRRSKERRMKQLSALGARRHAFFRSPRRMRPLVDRLEPGELIPNGPFSFYGDYQSEYYGPGSNYDFFPQGPPSSQAQTPVDLPFVASSGPSGTPLGALDHPLPGHHPSSEAQRFPDIMSHPPGDSPSPEPNLPGSLHSMSAEVFGPSPPFSSISVNGGANYGNHLSHPPEMNEAAVW